A region of Streptomyces sp. WMMC500 DNA encodes the following proteins:
- a CDS encoding FAD-binding oxidoreductase, which produces MDNVSRRKILLSSAAVGGAAALGTGQLAAATSAGAASRAVPASTITPADARYPDFVSGSNGRWRARPEAVRVATTTEQVVAAVEEAVRAGKRVAVRSGGHCYEAFVYHSDTQVIIDLSAMNNVSYDQKRRAFVIEPGCTLMEVYMELYRVWGVTIPGGSCSSVGAGGHIQGGGFGLLSRQFGLTCDYIYAVEVVVVDAAGKARAIVATRAENDPHRDLWWAHTGGGGGNFGIVTRYFLRAPGTEGMAPEKQLPQPPGEVYVHQQSWSWSTITEDRFRTLLRNYSAFYEEYSAPGNPYAGMFSMLVCSTKASGSISMTTQIDATQPDAARKLDDFLAEIGGHMGEAQPTTLSTNEMRAMPELFAPQARPWLVATRQLGGSGWGGRGDYKSAYLRQAFPDEQISAMYENLTETDQRSALVSIDSYGAQVNAVGTDDTAAPQRDSILKLQYQAYWSEDAEEAAKLDWIRNMYRDVYAATGGVPVPDEVNDGCYINYPDIDLGDPRWNTSDTPWHDLYYKQAYPRLQQVKAAYDPGNVFRHAQSVRLPE; this is translated from the coding sequence ATGGACAACGTCTCACGCCGGAAAATACTTCTTTCGAGCGCGGCCGTAGGCGGTGCCGCCGCCCTCGGCACCGGCCAGCTCGCCGCCGCGACCTCGGCCGGAGCCGCCTCCCGCGCCGTCCCCGCCTCGACCATCACGCCCGCCGACGCCCGCTATCCCGACTTCGTCTCCGGCAGCAACGGCCGCTGGCGCGCCCGCCCCGAGGCGGTGCGGGTGGCGACCACCACCGAGCAGGTGGTGGCCGCGGTGGAGGAGGCCGTACGTGCCGGAAAGCGCGTCGCCGTACGCAGCGGCGGCCACTGCTACGAGGCGTTCGTCTACCACTCCGACACCCAGGTCATCATCGACCTGTCGGCGATGAACAACGTCTCGTACGACCAGAAGCGGCGCGCTTTCGTCATCGAGCCGGGCTGCACGCTGATGGAGGTCTATATGGAGCTCTATCGCGTCTGGGGCGTGACGATCCCCGGCGGCTCCTGCTCCTCCGTCGGCGCCGGCGGCCATATCCAGGGCGGCGGTTTCGGGCTGCTGTCCCGGCAGTTCGGGCTGACGTGCGACTACATCTACGCCGTCGAGGTCGTCGTCGTGGACGCCGCCGGCAAGGCCCGCGCCATCGTGGCCACCCGCGCCGAGAACGACCCGCACCGCGACTTGTGGTGGGCCCACACCGGCGGTGGCGGCGGCAACTTCGGCATCGTCACCCGCTACTTCCTGCGCGCCCCCGGCACCGAGGGGATGGCGCCGGAGAAGCAGTTGCCGCAGCCGCCCGGCGAGGTGTACGTGCACCAGCAGTCGTGGTCCTGGAGCACCATCACCGAGGACCGCTTCCGCACGCTGCTGCGCAACTACAGCGCGTTCTACGAGGAGTACAGCGCCCCCGGCAATCCGTACGCCGGCATGTTCAGCATGCTCGTGTGCAGCACGAAGGCCAGCGGCTCGATCTCGATGACCACCCAGATCGACGCCACCCAGCCGGACGCGGCGCGCAAGCTGGACGACTTCCTCGCCGAGATCGGCGGCCACATGGGCGAGGCGCAGCCGACGACGCTGTCGACGAACGAGATGCGGGCGATGCCCGAGCTGTTCGCGCCGCAGGCGCGGCCCTGGCTGGTCGCCACCCGGCAGCTCGGCGGCTCCGGCTGGGGCGGGCGCGGCGACTACAAGTCGGCGTACCTGCGGCAGGCGTTCCCGGACGAGCAGATATCCGCCATGTACGAGAACCTCACCGAGACCGACCAGCGCAGCGCGCTGGTGTCGATCGACTCGTACGGGGCCCAGGTCAACGCCGTCGGCACGGACGACACCGCGGCGCCGCAGCGGGACTCGATCCTCAAGCTCCAGTACCAGGCGTACTGGAGCGAGGACGCCGAGGAGGCCGCGAAGCTCGACTGGATCCGGAACATGTACCGCGACGTGTACGCGGCCACCGGCGGCGTCCCGGTCCCCGACGAGGTCAACGACGGCTGCTACATCAACTACCCGGACATCGACCTCGGCGACCCGCGCTGGAACACCTCGGACACGCCCTGGCACGACCTGTACTACAAGCAGGCCTACCCCCGGCTCCAGCAGGTCAAGGCCGCGTACGACCCGGGGAACGTCTTCCGCCACGCCCAGTCCGTCCGCCTGCCCGAGTAG
- a CDS encoding helix-turn-helix transcriptional regulator gives MDRSRETADFLRGRRAALSPERAGLPADGRVRRVPGLRRDEVARLAGVSTEYYTRLEQGRAGNPSAEVVGALARALRLDASEREHLSDLLLPAPHAARRAPHRPQRVRTGLYLMLETLSHVPAFILGRRTDVLAANHLARAVLTDFDALPATRRNLARYYLLDPQARERVGDWERIAAETVAILRLEAGRHPGDRRLAELVGELTVACPEFPVWWHDHKVLRRTHGAKRYVHPLAGELHFAYESFQVPGDAEQTLCVYNVEPGSATARALPLLAGWATSELTAPPPA, from the coding sequence ATGGACCGCAGCAGAGAGACCGCCGACTTCCTCCGCGGGCGGCGCGCCGCGCTCAGCCCGGAACGCGCCGGGCTGCCCGCCGACGGGCGGGTCCGCCGCGTCCCGGGCCTGCGCCGGGACGAGGTCGCGCGCCTTGCGGGCGTCAGCACCGAGTACTACACCCGCCTGGAACAGGGCCGGGCGGGCAACCCGTCCGCCGAGGTCGTCGGGGCCCTGGCCCGCGCCCTGCGGCTCGACGCGTCGGAGCGCGAGCACCTCAGCGACCTCCTGCTGCCCGCGCCGCACGCGGCACGCCGCGCGCCCCACCGGCCCCAGCGGGTCAGGACCGGCCTGTATCTGATGCTGGAGACGCTCAGCCACGTGCCGGCGTTCATCCTCGGCCGCCGTACCGACGTGCTGGCGGCCAACCACCTCGCGCGGGCCGTCCTCACCGACTTCGACGCCCTCCCGGCCACCCGGCGCAACCTCGCCCGCTACTACCTCCTGGACCCGCAGGCGCGCGAGCGCGTCGGCGACTGGGAGCGGATCGCCGCGGAGACGGTGGCGATCCTGCGGCTGGAGGCCGGCCGCCACCCGGGCGACCGGCGCCTCGCCGAGCTCGTCGGCGAACTCACCGTCGCCTGCCCGGAGTTCCCGGTCTGGTGGCACGACCACAAGGTGCTGCGCCGCACCCACGGCGCGAAGCGCTACGTCCACCCGCTCGCGGGCGAACTCCACTTCGCGTACGAGTCGTTCCAGGTCCCCGGCGACGCCGAGCAGACCCTGTGCGTCTACAACGTGGAACCCGGCTCCGCCACCGCCCGCGCGCTCCCCCTGCTGGCCGGCTGGGCCACCTCCGAGCTGACCGCCCCGCCCCCGGCCTGA
- a CDS encoding MFS transporter: MSPPRTPRHPLAAALGPYRRLFAVPGARAFTVGNLVARLPMGMFSVSAVIMIAERYGSYALAGAVPAAGLAATAVVGPLTARLVDRRGQARIAVPAAATAALGSLALALCVHLRAPAWTLFAAYVLTATTPNTGGMSRARWAHAFRGPGPGSDPDNAAALHTANSFEQAADELCFMTGPVLAALLCTAVFPEAGTVTGAVLLMTGILLFAAQRATEPPPRPRAPGERARSPLRRPGFPPLLAAFCCAGAVFGSMEVVTIAYADRLGRQAAAGGILALLAAGSCAAGLVYGARGPGAAGRTGTDAAPEPLFLRCVLAMAALMFLPLLAATTGRLPLLALALLVAGMATAPTMITGMSLVQARTPPGQLNEGMTLAVTALLAGIAAGSATGGWAAGGWADQHPAAGYAVPLAAAVAAALAATAQRRPA; this comes from the coding sequence ATGTCCCCTCCCCGTACCCCGAGGCACCCGCTCGCCGCCGCCCTCGGCCCGTACCGCCGGCTCTTCGCCGTCCCCGGCGCCCGCGCCTTCACCGTCGGCAACCTCGTCGCTCGGCTGCCCATGGGCATGTTCTCCGTCAGCGCCGTCATCATGATCGCCGAGCGCTACGGCTCGTACGCCCTCGCCGGCGCCGTCCCCGCCGCCGGGCTCGCCGCCACCGCCGTCGTCGGCCCGCTCACCGCCCGCCTCGTCGACCGGCGCGGCCAGGCCCGTATCGCCGTCCCCGCGGCGGCGACGGCCGCGCTCGGCTCCCTCGCACTCGCGCTCTGCGTCCATCTGCGCGCGCCCGCGTGGACACTCTTCGCCGCGTACGTCCTGACCGCCACCACCCCCAACACCGGCGGCATGTCCCGCGCCCGCTGGGCCCACGCCTTCCGCGGCCCCGGCCCGGGCTCCGACCCCGACAACGCAGCCGCCCTGCACACCGCCAACTCCTTCGAACAGGCCGCCGACGAACTGTGCTTCATGACCGGGCCCGTCCTCGCCGCCCTGCTCTGTACCGCGGTCTTCCCCGAGGCGGGCACGGTCACCGGCGCCGTCCTGTTGATGACCGGCATCCTCCTCTTCGCCGCCCAGCGCGCCACCGAGCCCCCGCCCCGGCCGCGGGCGCCGGGCGAGCGGGCGCGGTCGCCGCTGCGGCGGCCCGGGTTCCCGCCGCTGCTCGCGGCGTTCTGCTGTGCGGGGGCGGTGTTCGGCTCGATGGAGGTGGTCACGATCGCGTATGCGGACCGCCTCGGGCGGCAGGCTGCGGCGGGCGGCATCCTCGCGCTGCTGGCGGCCGGTTCGTGCGCGGCGGGCCTGGTCTACGGGGCGCGGGGACCCGGAGCGGCCGGGCGTACGGGCACGGACGCGGCCCCCGAACCCCTCTTCCTCCGCTGCGTCCTCGCCATGGCGGCCCTCATGTTCCTCCCGCTCCTCGCCGCCACCACCGGCCGCCTGCCGCTCCTCGCCCTCGCCCTCCTCGTCGCCGGCATGGCCACCGCCCCGACGATGATCACCGGCATGTCCCTGGTCCAGGCCCGGACCCCGCCGGGGCAGCTCAACGAGGGCATGACCCTCGCCGTCACCGCCCTCCTCGCCGGCATCGCCGCCGGCTCCGCCACCGGCGGCTGGGCGGCGGGCGGTTGGGCGGACCAGCACCCCGCCGCCGGCTACGCCGTCCCCCTCGCCGCGGCCGTGGCGGCGGCCCTCGCGGCCACGGCGCAACGCCGCCCGGCCTGA
- a CDS encoding transposase family protein, giving the protein MLDVPRHVVEYTARLLAAHRRQIGTPKGSRALGPFRQAVFVLRWFREAGCVHCLARDAGISQATGYRYLHEAIDVLAERAPDLHDVLARCRMQGMSHVVLDGTLISCDRVAGTTENGNDLWYSGKAKHFAGNVQFLAAPDGTPLWVSDVEPGSVHDLRAARIHALPALYPAARDGVPTLADVGYTGAGIGVHTPFRPHPDITSPLATDTRAHNRLLRGIRALGERAAAELKQRWRALQHVTLSPSRIGHIAQAALTLNNTWK; this is encoded by the coding sequence ATGCTCGACGTCCCGCGCCACGTGGTCGAGTACACCGCCCGCTTACTGGCCGCCCACCGCCGCCAGATCGGCACCCCGAAGGGCTCACGTGCACTGGGCCCGTTCCGCCAGGCCGTGTTCGTACTGCGCTGGTTCCGCGAGGCCGGCTGCGTGCACTGCCTGGCCCGCGACGCCGGCATCTCCCAGGCCACCGGCTACCGCTACCTTCACGAAGCCATCGATGTCCTGGCCGAACGCGCGCCCGACCTCCACGACGTCCTTGCCCGCTGCCGCATGCAGGGCATGAGCCATGTGGTCCTGGACGGCACCCTGATCTCCTGTGACCGGGTCGCCGGCACCACCGAGAACGGCAACGACCTGTGGTACTCCGGCAAAGCGAAACACTTCGCCGGGAACGTCCAGTTCCTCGCCGCCCCGGACGGCACCCCGCTGTGGGTCTCCGACGTCGAGCCCGGCTCGGTCCACGACCTGCGTGCCGCCCGGATCCATGCCCTGCCGGCCCTCTACCCGGCGGCCCGCGACGGCGTGCCCACCCTGGCCGACGTCGGCTACACCGGCGCCGGCATCGGCGTGCACACCCCCTTCCGCCCCCACCCCGACATCACCTCCCCGCTCGCCACCGACACCCGCGCCCACAACCGGCTCCTGCGCGGCATCCGCGCCCTGGGCGAACGCGCCGCCGCCGAACTCAAACAACGCTGGCGTGCCCTCCAGCACGTCACCCTCAGCCCAAGCCGCATCGGACACATCGCCCAGGCCGCCCTCACCCTCAACAACACATGGAAATGA
- a CDS encoding LysR family transcriptional regulator yields MPTAPRDVEPRLLRAFAAVAETLHFTRAAGRLYVAQQALSRDIRRLERELGAELFVRTTRQVRLTAEGERLLPYAHRVLAAYDDLAGAADPRTRPLLVDVSARYSTGQRVLDAARTTAPDLELVARFHSGLTGAAAEIAAGRLDVSFGRVAGLAPGTREGLRHELVRLEPMAVLLPSAHPLAARPTVPLAALAGETLYAADGNAATAEWTDLARELFAAHGIRLAAPFPEIDGEAEFVRLVHKHGWSVLATTEFADIPGMTLRPLTDPVPLSPVSLTWRRGLTHPGLRALRTAAARLARAHDWLHRPGGAWLPEADRHLHGIPAEPAHGGQAGGGAVSSEVAQPASRGSARAVAEPGSTL; encoded by the coding sequence ATGCCCACCGCACCGAGGGACGTCGAGCCGCGGCTGCTGCGTGCCTTCGCGGCGGTCGCCGAGACCCTGCACTTCACCCGCGCCGCCGGCCGCCTGTACGTCGCGCAGCAGGCGCTGAGCCGCGACATCCGCAGGCTGGAACGCGAACTGGGCGCGGAGCTGTTCGTCCGCACCACGCGCCAGGTGCGGCTGACCGCGGAGGGCGAGCGGCTGCTGCCGTACGCCCACCGGGTGCTCGCCGCGTACGACGACCTGGCCGGCGCCGCGGACCCGCGGACCCGGCCGCTGCTCGTCGACGTCAGCGCCCGCTACAGCACGGGGCAGCGGGTCCTGGACGCGGCCCGCACGACGGCTCCGGACCTGGAGCTGGTCGCCCGGTTCCACAGCGGCCTGACCGGCGCGGCGGCGGAGATCGCCGCGGGGCGGCTGGACGTGTCCTTCGGCCGGGTGGCGGGTCTTGCGCCCGGGACCCGGGAGGGGCTGCGGCACGAGCTGGTCCGGCTGGAGCCGATGGCGGTGCTGCTGCCGTCGGCCCACCCACTGGCGGCCCGGCCCACGGTGCCGCTGGCGGCGCTGGCGGGCGAGACGCTGTACGCGGCCGACGGCAACGCGGCGACGGCGGAGTGGACGGACCTGGCCCGCGAACTCTTCGCCGCCCACGGCATCCGCCTCGCGGCGCCGTTCCCGGAGATCGACGGCGAGGCGGAGTTCGTCCGGCTGGTGCACAAGCACGGCTGGTCGGTGCTGGCGACGACGGAGTTCGCCGACATCCCCGGCATGACCCTGCGCCCCCTGACCGACCCGGTCCCGCTGTCCCCGGTCTCCCTGACCTGGCGCCGCGGCCTGACCCACCCGGGCCTCCGCGCCCTGCGCACGGCGGCCGCCCGCCTGGCCCGCGCACACGACTGGCTGCACCGCCCCGGCGGCGCCTGGCTCCCGGAGGCGGACCGCCACCTGCACGGGATTCCCGCCGAGCCCGCTCACGGGGGTCAGGCCGGGGGCGGGGCGGTCAGCTCGGAGGTGGCCCAGCCGGCCAGCAGGGGGAGCGCGCGGGCGGTGGCGGAGCCGGGTTCCACGTTGTAG
- a CDS encoding helix-turn-helix domain-containing protein, translating to MDVAEGRGDTAGLDGLLHEVRRQVSRGAEPDERQVLDWLHGRTGADFALVAEDGDTVESSTAGFPRELLRSLAPLLARLSGGQLAAAVTRVDVWNVRCEVLGVHGARPVLVAAARSVLRPEAIALTTHTGSVITLLRRARDGERTWRGFHYKARQVRFGVFSALLVGEPLLARRMTTGAVPPLLQAGMLRVHLLHCPPADRDRIVRTYQDPSGYHGSDLMVHCPVFKEHVICLIADDTGARAGHGSGNHTTGLGEALRRLVRDNAGYALGASGPHPLGATAEAYGQAAHALAAARTTPGRLASYHGQTALDGVLPRRPALAWARAVLRPLDSLPKTTVDITRLLMSMPRGAVARLLDLSRNTVTAHIRRAELALGLDLADVRSRAAVHLALALTGGSTTHEPDEPQPPPSLDDLLHTEPAAVWARTFLKPVRPPQRRTLQAWIDANTDGQQAALRLGISRNTVRAHLRTAESHLRRDLLTAGAGIHDVVHALHVGNAPAI from the coding sequence GTGGACGTGGCAGAGGGGCGCGGGGACACCGCAGGGCTCGACGGGCTGCTGCACGAGGTGAGACGCCAGGTGTCCCGCGGAGCCGAGCCGGATGAGCGGCAGGTCCTGGACTGGCTGCACGGACGCACCGGCGCGGACTTCGCGCTGGTCGCGGAGGACGGGGACACGGTGGAATCGTCCACCGCGGGTTTTCCCCGGGAGCTTCTGCGTTCGCTCGCTCCGCTGCTCGCGCGACTGTCAGGCGGGCAGTTGGCTGCTGCCGTGACGCGCGTCGACGTGTGGAACGTGCGCTGCGAGGTTCTCGGCGTGCACGGGGCGCGCCCGGTGCTGGTGGCCGCCGCCCGGTCGGTGCTGCGTCCGGAGGCGATCGCGCTGACCACGCACACCGGGAGCGTCATCACGCTGCTGCGCCGCGCCAGGGACGGCGAGCGGACGTGGCGCGGCTTCCACTACAAGGCGCGCCAGGTGCGGTTCGGCGTGTTCTCGGCGCTGCTGGTCGGAGAGCCGCTGCTGGCCCGCCGCATGACGACCGGTGCCGTTCCACCCTTGCTGCAGGCCGGCATGCTGCGGGTCCATCTGCTGCATTGCCCGCCTGCCGACCGCGACCGGATCGTGCGGACCTACCAGGATCCCTCCGGGTACCACGGCTCAGACCTGATGGTGCACTGCCCCGTCTTCAAGGAGCACGTGATCTGTCTCATCGCCGACGACACCGGTGCCCGGGCCGGACACGGCTCCGGCAACCACACCACCGGCCTGGGCGAGGCGCTGCGCCGCCTGGTGCGGGACAACGCCGGCTATGCGCTGGGCGCCAGCGGTCCGCATCCGCTCGGCGCGACGGCTGAGGCGTACGGACAGGCTGCCCATGCCCTGGCGGCCGCCCGCACCACTCCGGGCCGCCTGGCCTCCTACCACGGGCAGACGGCGCTGGACGGTGTGCTGCCCCGCCGGCCCGCTCTCGCCTGGGCTCGTGCCGTCCTGCGCCCGCTCGACTCCTTACCGAAGACCACCGTCGACATCACCCGCCTCCTGATGAGCATGCCCCGCGGGGCCGTGGCCCGCCTGCTCGACCTCAGCCGCAACACCGTCACCGCCCACATCAGACGTGCGGAACTGGCCCTCGGGCTGGATCTTGCCGATGTCCGCTCCCGCGCCGCCGTCCACCTCGCCCTCGCCCTCACCGGCGGCAGCACCACACACGAACCCGACGAGCCCCAACCACCCCCCAGCCTGGACGACTTGCTGCACACCGAGCCTGCCGCCGTCTGGGCCCGAACGTTCCTGAAGCCTGTGCGACCCCCGCAGCGCCGCACCCTTCAGGCGTGGATCGACGCCAACACCGACGGCCAGCAGGCGGCCCTCCGCCTCGGCATCAGCCGCAACACCGTCCGCGCCCACCTGCGAACCGCCGAGAGCCACCTCCGCCGCGACCTGCTGACCGCCGGCGCCGGCATCCACGACGTCGTCCACGCCCTCCACGTCGGTAACGCCCCGGCCATCTGA
- a CDS encoding SDR family oxidoreductase, producing the protein MSVQNSAGPLQGRVAVVTGASSGIGEATAEKLAALGAHVAVLARRAERLEELAARIVKNGGRALAITADVTDRAAVRSAARRVAAELGGADLLFNNAGVMLPAPVEEQATGQWQHQIDLNVTALTHVTGAFVPQLVKAAGERGVADLVSTSSIAAQNIFPTFAVYSATKAYVTHFSRHLRTELGPKNVRVSAIEPGIVGTELQSHVTDEGARQWLAGSKETMEWLTPQDVADTVAFLATLPPRANLQQVTLMPTAQPA; encoded by the coding sequence ATGTCTGTACAGAACTCCGCCGGCCCGCTCCAGGGCCGCGTCGCGGTCGTCACCGGAGCCTCCAGCGGCATCGGCGAGGCCACCGCCGAGAAGCTCGCCGCTCTGGGCGCCCACGTGGCCGTGCTGGCACGCCGCGCCGAGCGGCTGGAGGAGCTGGCGGCCCGGATCGTCAAGAACGGCGGTCGCGCCCTCGCGATCACCGCGGACGTGACCGACCGGGCGGCGGTCCGGTCGGCGGCCCGGCGGGTGGCCGCCGAGCTGGGCGGCGCGGACCTGCTCTTCAACAACGCCGGCGTCATGCTTCCCGCGCCCGTCGAGGAGCAGGCGACGGGCCAGTGGCAGCACCAGATCGACCTGAACGTCACCGCCCTGACCCACGTGACCGGCGCGTTCGTCCCGCAGTTGGTGAAGGCCGCGGGGGAGCGCGGCGTCGCCGACCTCGTCAGCACCTCCTCGATCGCGGCGCAGAACATCTTCCCCACCTTCGCCGTCTACTCCGCCACCAAGGCGTACGTCACGCACTTCTCCCGCCATCTGCGCACCGAGCTGGGCCCGAAGAACGTACGGGTGTCGGCGATCGAGCCGGGCATCGTGGGCACCGAGCTGCAGAGCCACGTCACGGACGAGGGCGCGCGGCAATGGCTGGCCGGCTCGAAGGAGACCATGGAGTGGCTCACCCCGCAGGACGTCGCCGACACGGTCGCCTTCCTGGCCACGCTGCCCCCGCGGGCGAACCTCCAGCAGGTCACCCTGATGCCCACGGCCCAGCCCGCCTGA